In Brettanomyces nanus chromosome 3, complete sequence, a single genomic region encodes these proteins:
- a CDS encoding uncharacterized protein (BUSCO:EOG093443AB): MSFPQLRNQLLGLQNQLSGKLSQYSSFTTAPGSNPSDDELSTCRSIEQLIGKISENVGGLDRIVNSNSSISTSKLQQLARHKEALNQFRIDYNRIQSTIKEERDRLNLLSNVRNEIQDGNSRQGPENSEAYLMDERMRVDRQHGVMDNLLNQVFETRDDILRQRGSLRNVGSRLQKSLATMPGINILMNQINTRRKRNTFIIAAVIVLCTIALWFLS; this comes from the coding sequence ATGTCGTTTCCTCAGTTACGTAACCAACTACTTGGATTACAGAATCAACTTTCGGGAAAACTTTCGCAATATTCCAGTTTTACAACAGCCCCGGGTTCCAATCCGAGTGATGATGAACTATCTACTTGCAGATCAATTGAACAGCTCATTGGTAAGATATCTGAGAACGTAGGAGGTTTGGATCGAATAGTCAATTCAaattcttccatttctaCATCCAAATTGCAGCAATTGGCACGTCATAAAGAGGCGCTCAACCAGTTCCGTATTGATTATAACAGAATTCAGTCCACtattaaagaagagagagacaGATTGAATCTCTTATCGAATGTAAGAAATGAAATTCAGGATGGAAATAGCAGACAGGGACCCGAGAATTCAGAGGCTTATCTAATGGACGAAAGAATGAGAGTTGATAGACAACATGGTGTTATGGATAATTTACTAAACCAAGTCTTTGAAACACGTGACGATATACTTAGGCAGAGAGGTTCACTAAGAAATGTCGGATCTAGACTTCAGAAATCTTTGGCTACGATGCCTGGAATTAACATTCTAATGAATCAGATTAAtactagaagaaagaggaataCCTTCATTATAGCCGCTGTGATTGTTTTGTGTACTATTGCTTTATGGTTTCTTTCATAG